The DNA sequence ATGTGAAAATGAAATAGGTAAAATTTATAAAAAAAATGATAAATATTTTGTAGAATTTAAGAAGTTAATTGCAAAAAATAATAAAGAATTTACAGAAATCCATAGCGGAAATGAAAACGAAATTAAAATGCCAACAAAAATTAGTGCATTTAGTTTTCTAAGAAAGGAAATTTTATGAAATTTGTTTCTATTTTAATGGGAAGTAAAAGTGATTATGAAATTATGCAAGAGTGTGCTAATATTTTTAAGCAATTTAATATTAAATATGAACTTATTATTACTTCAGCCCATCGTAGTCCGCAGCGTACTAAAGAATATATAAAAAAAGCAGAAGAAAAAGGTGTTCAAGTTTTTATTGCAGCTGCAGGTATGGCGGCTCATTTGGCTGGAGCAGTTGCTGCTTATACAACTAAACCAGTTTTAGGGGTTCCTATGCCAGGAAATAATTTGGCGAGCATGGATTCTCTTTTCTCTACTGTGCAAATGCCAAGCGGAATTCCTGTTGGAACTTTAGCTATTGGAAAAGCAGGTGCTCAAAATGCTGCTTATTTAGCAATGCAAATTCTTGCTTTAAATGATGCTAAATTAGCACAAGCTTTAAAAGAAGATAGAGAGACTAAAGAAAATAAATTGGTTGCAGACTCAAAAAGTGTCGAGATTTTATTATAGGAAAAAAGATGCAGACTTATTTAGAGCTTGAGGAATTTTGCAAACTTGTACATTTAAATGAAGATGTTGTAAAGGGTATGATGGCTAAAGGTGCTTTAAATTTTAAAGAAGAAGAAGGTGTGATTTATATAGAAGCTAATCAAGGCACTTTTAGCGTTGTTCCTACTGCTAATTCACAATCTGCTATGGTCAATTCTATGACTTTAGCTGGAGAGAGTTTTGTAGAAAAAACTATAGGTACAATTTTAAATTTACATGAAAAAGTTTTAGACGCAAAAGATGAAACACTCGAAGCTTTAAAAAATGAAAATAAATTTTTAAAAGATGCACTTTATTCTATGCAAGAACTTTACGAAGAAGATAGAAAAACAATAGAAACTTTAAATAGTGAATTAAAACATGCAAGAGAAGAGATTGAGTTTTTAAAACGTAAATATAAGCTTATGTGGAATAAGACAACTGAAATTTTTGGAACAAAAACAGAGCCTGATTTAGAAATGAATAAAGAAAATAAAATTGATATGAATTTAGATAATAATCAAGAAGGTGAAAAATGAATTTTTCGCAAATGATATTAAAATTACAAGAATTTTGGCAACAACAAGGTTGTGCTATAATGCAATCTTATGATATGCCAGCTGGAGCAGGTACTTTCCATCCCGCTACTTTTTTAAGAAGTCTCGGAAAACAGCCTTGGGCTGTAGCTTATGTAGCACCTTCTCGTCGTCCAACAGATGGAAGATATGGTGAAAATCCTAATCGTCTGGGGGCTTATTATCAATTTCAAGTTTTAATAAAACCTAGTCCAGAAAATATACAAGAGCTTTATCTTAGAAGTTTAGAAAATTTAGGTTTTGATTTAAAAAATCATGATATACGTTTTGTTGAAGATAACTGGGAAAGTCCGAGTTTAGGAGCTTGGGGACTTGGATGGGAAGTTTGGCTTGATGGTATGGAAGTTACACAATTTACATATTTTCAGCAAGTTGGAGGTATAGCAGTAGATTTAGTTAGCGCTGAAATAACTTATGGGCTTGAAAGAATAGCTATGTATCTTCAAAATGTTGATAATGTTTATGATATTATTTGGAGTGAATTTCAAGGTAAAAAAATCACTTATGGTGATGTTCATAAACAAAGTGAATATGAATTTAGTAAATATAATTTTGAGGTAAGCAATGTTGAGTTCTTAAATCAGCAATTTGAGAATGCCTACAAGGAATGTAAAAGCATATTGGAGCAAGAATTGGCATTGCCGGCTTATGATTACTGTATGCTTGCGGCACATACTTTTAATCTTCTTGATGCAAGAGGAGCTATCTCGGTTACACAAAGGCAAGATTATATGCTAAAGATTAGAGAGCTTTCTAAAAATTGTGCTCAGATTTATAAAAAAACGTTAAATGAAACTGATTGATATTTATAATTTTTTAGATCAATTAAGCCCTTTTAATAATCAGCAAGATTGGGATAATAGTGGTATTTTACTTGGAAATAATCAAGATGAGATTAAAACTGTATATTTAAGCTTAGATATTGATGAAAATTTAATTAATCAAGCTGAAGATAATTCTTTGTTTATAACCCATCATCCACTTATTTTTAAAGGTTTAAAAAGTTTAGCAAATTTAGATTATCCTAAAGCTTTTATTAAGAAAATGATAAAAAAAAATATTTCATTAATATCTATACATACAAATTTTGATTTAAGCCATTTAAATAGTTATTTTGTTGAAGAGATTTTAGATTTTAAAATAGCTTTTAAGGATGAATTTTTAATCTATGTTGATCAAGAATTTGAATTTTTTAAATTGTGTGAATATTTAAAATTAAAATTGCAAATAGATATTTTAAAGATTAGTTATTGCGGAAAAGAAAAAATCAAACGCTTTGCTATTTGCACTGGAAGCGGAGGCGATCTTATATCTAAAGTGCAAGCAGATTGCTTTTTAAGCGGGGACTTTAAATATCATCAAGCCATGCAAGCCGTAAGCGATGGTTTAAATTTGATAGATATAGGACATTTTGAAAGTGAGCGGTATTTTTCACAATGTCTAGCAAAAGACTTGAAAAATTTGCCGCTAAAGGTTATAATATCAGTTTCAAAAAATCCATTTCAATATTTTTAAGGAATATATATGAATAAACATCTTGAACAATTAGTGCTTTTATCCAAAATAGATCAAGAAATCGATAGTTTTGAGCCAAAAATAGATAGCATAACTAAAAATTTAAAAGATGCTGAAAATAAGATTAATCAGATTAATATTCAAATTGGTAATTTAGAACTTGAGATTGAAGATGTAAAAAATCAAAAAATTCAAAATAATTTACATATTTCAGAATTTTCAGCTAAAATAAAAGAGCTTGGTAAAAAAAGCGCTTCTGTTAAAACGGAAAAAGAGGCTAATGCTTTAAAAATAGAAGAAGATATTGCCAAAGAACAACTTGATTCAGCTAATGATGAGATTATTCGTTTGGATAAAATTTTGGAAAATAAAGAGCTTTTTAAAAAAGAGCTTTTAGAAAAAAAAGCTAAAGAAGAGCAAGATATAGAAACGATAAGATCAAGTATTAAAACTCAAATGGAAGCTTTGGAAAAAGAAAGAATGGATGTTTATGCTAAAAAAACTAAACTTGTTGCAGATATTAACTTAAAAGTTTTAAGCTTTTATGAAAAAATTAGAAAATGGGCTAAAAATACAGCAGTTGTAGCTGTTAAAAAACAAGCATGTTATGGTTGTTTTATGAAAATTTATGATAAAACTTATTTATCTGTGATAAAAGGAGAAGAGATTATAACTTGTCCACATTGCGGTAGAATACTATACAAAGAACAAGAAGACAAGAGTTGATTTTTTGTTATTATATCTTGTCATGGATAGCTTTTATAATATCGGCTATCCCTGTTTTTATCCTTTCTCTATTAAAACAAAAATATAAATATAGCTTAAAATCTCGATTTTTTTTATTTAAGAATTTTAATCAGAAAAAATCTGATGTTCATTTTCATTCTTGCTCTTATGGCGAAACAAGAAGTATTAAAGAATTTGCTTTAAGATTTAATTCTAGAATTACTACTATAACAGAAACTGGTTTTAATTGTGCTAAAGAATTTTGCGATAAAGTGAATTATCTCCCTTTTGAAAATTGGATACCGTTATGGTTTAAACCTACAAGGGTTTTAGTCATTTTTGAGGCTGAATATTGGCTTATGTTGGTTTTTATGGCTAAATTTTATCAAGCAAAAATTATTTTGCTTAATGCACGTATTTCGGACAAATCTTATAAAAGTTATTTAAGATTTCGTTTTTTTTATAAAAAAATTTTTTACTACATTGATGAAATTTTTGCACAAAGTGATATAGATAAAATAAGACTTGAAAGTTTAGGAGCAAAAAATGTTAAAGTCTTGCATAACATTAAAGCAAATATTACAATTAAATTTAGTAAAAATTATTTTAAACCCAGGGAAAAATTAATTATTTTTGCAAGCACACATGCAGGCGAAGAAGAATTGCTACTTAACTCTATAAATTTGAGTAAAAAAGAAAAGCTTATTATTGCTCCTAGACATCCAGAACGTTTTTATGAGGTTGAAAATTTACTTAAAAATAAAGGTTTAGAATTTGAAAAATTTAGTCTTTTGGATACTCAAGATAAAAAATTCAATAAAAAAATTTTATTATTAGATGCTTTAGGTGAATTAATCAATTTTTATGCTATTTCAGATGTAGTTGTTCTTGGCGGATCTTTCTTTAAAAATATTGGTGGGCATAATCCAATAGAAGTAGCTTCTTTTCAAAATGTTTTAATAACTGGACCTTTTATAGATAATCAAAAAGTTTTATTTGATAAAGTTGAAAATGTTTATTACTGTAATGATTTAAAAGAATTGGATTATAAAATTCACCATTGTAGTTTAAAAGCAAAAATTAAAAAAAGTGATGATTTATCACAAATTTTTAAAGCGATACAGGAAGGAATTGATGCAGGAAAAAGCTTATAAAATTTTAGCCTTACAAGAAAATATTTCAAATCGCGAAGCCAAGGAGTTGATAGATAAAGGATGTGTTTTTACACATGGAAAGAAAGTGCTTATCGCAAGAGCTTTAATGAGTAATAAGACAAAATTTAATATTATAAAAATGTCAAATCCTAGTATTATTTTTGAAGATGATAAAATTATTGCTATAAATAAACCTTATTCTTATATAAGTGAGGATTTAGAAAAAAAATTTGGTGCAAAACTACTAAATCGTATTGATAAGCAAACAAGTGGAATAATTTTACTTTGCAAAGATGAAAATTTTAAAAAGCTTTGCATTGAAGAATTTAAACAGCAAAAAGTTTATAAAAGTTATATAGCAATTTTAGATGGAATTTTAGCAGAAGAAATAGAAGTTAATGAGCCAATTTTAACTATAAAAACAAAACGAGGAGCTTTGAGTAAAATTTCCAAAGAAGGTTTGAGTGCATCAAGTTTATTTATTCCTATCATGGTTCAAGCTAAAAAAACCTTGGCAAAAATTATTATTCATACTGGAAGAACTCATCAAATTAGAGTGCACGCTAATTTTATTAAGCATGGAATCATAGGAGATGAAAAATATGCAAGAATTATTAACAATAGGATGTATTTGCATAGTTATGAAATAAATTTATTTGATTATAAATTTAAGGCGGATTTAGATCACGGTTTTTTTAATTTAGGCTTTGAAATAAAAAATTTAGATTTTTAAAGCCATTTAAGAAAAAATTTTGTATAATTCTAGGCTTAAATTAAAAAGAAAGGTATAAAGTGTTTGAATTAATTGGCGAATCTTTTAAATCAGCGATTAATAAATTACGTTTTGTTGATGATGAAAAAGCGCTTAAGAATGCTTTAGAAACCTTAAAGAAATCCCTTTTAAAAGCTGATGTGCATCATAAAGTTGTCAAAGAATTATTAATACTTGTTGAAGATGATGTTAAAAAAAATGGGATAGGACAAAAACAATTTTTAGATGCTATAAAATTAAATTTAGAAAATATTTTAAATGTTGCTAACAAAAACCAAGGTTTTGTATTTTCTTCGAAACCTCCAACAGTTGTTCTTATGACAGGTTTACAAGGTGGAGGTAAAACTACTTCTACGGTTAAGCTTGCAAATTATTTAAAACTTCGCAATAAAAAGATTTTAATTGCTGCTTGTGATTTACAGCGTTTAGCAGCTGTTGAGCAACTTAAACAATTATGTAGTGCAAATGAACTTGATCTTTTTTATTTAGAAGATGAAAAAAATCCTATAGAAGTTGCAAAACAAGCTTTAGATAAAGCTAAAAATTCTATGGTTGATGTATTATTAGTTGATACTGCAGGGCGTTTAGCTATTGATGAAATTTTAATGGATGAATTAAAGAAAATTAAAGAAATTTTAAATCCTGATGAAATTTTTTATGTTGCAGATGCGATGAGTGGTCAAGACGGAGTTAAAACAGCAGCTAGTTTTAATCAAGCTTTGGGTATTAGTGGTGTTATTTTATCTAAATTTGATGCAGATACTAAAGGAGGTGTTGCCTTAGGAATAGCTAGGCAAATTGAAATTCCTTTAAGATTTATAGGAATTGGTGAGAAAATAGCAGATTTTGAAGTTTTTATACCTGATAGAATTGTTAGCAGAATTATGGGCGAAGGTGATTTAGCAACTTTAGCTGAAAAAACTGCAACTATAATCGACGAGAAAGAAGCGAAAAAGCTTAATCAAAAAATTAAAAAAGGCGAATTTAATTTTAATGATTTTTTAAATCAAATGGAGAGTATGAAAAAACTTGGAAGTATGAAATCTCTTATTGGTATGATTCCCGGACTTTCCAACGTGTCTTCAGCTATAAAAGATATTGATCTTGAAAATTCTAAAGAAATTTTACATATTAAAGCGATGATTTCCTCAATGACTCCTAAAGAAAGGGAAAATCCAGATTTACTTAATAATGCTAGAAAACGTCGCATAGCAGAAGGTGCTGGTTTATCTCAAATGGAAGTAAATCGATTTTTAAAACAATTTGCCAATGCAGCTAAGTTAGCTAAAAAATTTTCAGGAAAAAAAGGGATGGAAAATTTGATGCAAATGATGAATCAAGCTAGAAGACAATTTTAAAAATTTTATTTATGAGTATTTAGTTTATATTTATAAATAAAATTTTTATTTTAAGGAGTAATAATGACAGTAATTAGACTTACAAGAATGGGAAGAACAAAAAGACCTTTTTATCGTATCGTGGTAACAGATAGTAGAAAACGTCGTGATGGCGGTTGGATTGAAAGCATTGGTTATTATAATCCTATGGTTGAGCCTGAAGTTATTAAATTTGATGCAGAGCGTTTAGCTTATTGGAAAAGCGTAGGTGCTAAATTAAGTGATAAAGTTGCTTCAATTACTAACAAATAATTATGGTAGAGAAATTTTTAAAAGAATACACTAAGTTAATAGCAGATTATCCTAATAGGATTTTAACTGAAAAGGTAGAACTTGGTGAAAATTTTTTTGAAATTATACTTTATGTTGATAAGACAGATACGGGTAAGCTTATCGGTAAAAATGGTAAAATGATTAATGCAATTAAAACTGTTGTATCTGCTTTTAAAAGCAAAGATGCAACAAATTATCGTGTAACGGTAAAAGCTCTTGAGTGAAGAAGATTTTATTCAAGTTGCTAAACTCGGAAAAACTGTTGGTCTGAAAGGTTTTTTGAGACTTCATAATTTTAGTGATTTTTCAAAACAGTTTAAAAAAGATTCCTCCTTTTTTATTGATAGAGGTCATAAAAAATTAATTATAAAATCATACAATCATGCTAATTCTTCAATTTTATTTGAGGGATATGAAAGCATCGAACAAGCTCAAGAGCTTGTGAATGCTATTTTGTATCAAAGTATTGAAACAACTCGAAAAACCTGTAAATTAAATAAAGATGAATTCTTTTACTTTGATATTTTAGGATGTCAAATTTTATTTCAAGAACAAAATTTGGGCCAAGTAATTAATATATTAGAAGTTGGAAATTCGTTTTTATT is a window from the Campylobacter sp. RM10537 genome containing:
- the purE gene encoding 5-(carboxyamino)imidazole ribonucleotide mutase, whose product is MKFVSILMGSKSDYEIMQECANIFKQFNIKYELIITSAHRSPQRTKEYIKKAEEKGVQVFIAAAGMAAHLAGAVAAYTTKPVLGVPMPGNNLASMDSLFSTVQMPSGIPVGTLAIGKAGAQNAAYLAMQILALNDAKLAQALKEDRETKENKLVADSKSVEILL
- a CDS encoding Nif3-like dinuclear metal center hexameric protein gives rise to the protein MKLIDIYNFLDQLSPFNNQQDWDNSGILLGNNQDEIKTVYLSLDIDENLINQAEDNSLFITHHPLIFKGLKSLANLDYPKAFIKKMIKKNISLISIHTNFDLSHLNSYFVEEILDFKIAFKDEFLIYVDQEFEFFKLCEYLKLKLQIDILKISYCGKEKIKRFAICTGSGGDLISKVQADCFLSGDFKYHQAMQAVSDGLNLIDIGHFESERYFSQCLAKDLKNLPLKVIISVSKNPFQYF
- the glyQ gene encoding glycine--tRNA ligase subunit alpha, with the translated sequence MNFSQMILKLQEFWQQQGCAIMQSYDMPAGAGTFHPATFLRSLGKQPWAVAYVAPSRRPTDGRYGENPNRLGAYYQFQVLIKPSPENIQELYLRSLENLGFDLKNHDIRFVEDNWESPSLGAWGLGWEVWLDGMEVTQFTYFQQVGGIAVDLVSAEITYGLERIAMYLQNVDNVYDIIWSEFQGKKITYGDVHKQSEYEFSKYNFEVSNVEFLNQQFENAYKECKSILEQELALPAYDYCMLAAHTFNLLDARGAISVTQRQDYMLKIRELSKNCAQIYKKTLNETD
- a CDS encoding DUF3972 domain-containing protein — its product is MQTYLELEEFCKLVHLNEDVVKGMMAKGALNFKEEEGVIYIEANQGTFSVVPTANSQSAMVNSMTLAGESFVEKTIGTILNLHEKVLDAKDETLEALKNENKFLKDALYSMQELYEEDRKTIETLNSELKHAREEIEFLKRKYKLMWNKTTEIFGTKTEPDLEMNKENKIDMNLDNNQEGEK
- the rpsP gene encoding 30S ribosomal protein S16; the encoded protein is MTVIRLTRMGRTKRPFYRIVVTDSRKRRDGGWIESIGYYNPMVEPEVIKFDAERLAYWKSVGAKLSDKVASITNK
- a CDS encoding zinc ribbon domain-containing protein — protein: MNKHLEQLVLLSKIDQEIDSFEPKIDSITKNLKDAENKINQINIQIGNLELEIEDVKNQKIQNNLHISEFSAKIKELGKKSASVKTEKEANALKIEEDIAKEQLDSANDEIIRLDKILENKELFKKELLEKKAKEEQDIETIRSSIKTQMEALEKERMDVYAKKTKLVADINLKVLSFYEKIRKWAKNTAVVAVKKQACYGCFMKIYDKTYLSVIKGEEIITCPHCGRILYKEQEDKS
- a CDS encoding KH domain-containing protein; the protein is MVEKFLKEYTKLIADYPNRILTEKVELGENFFEIILYVDKTDTGKLIGKNGKMINAIKTVVSAFKSKDATNYRVTVKALE
- the rimM gene encoding ribosome maturation factor RimM (Essential for efficient processing of 16S rRNA), translated to MSEEDFIQVAKLGKTVGLKGFLRLHNFSDFSKQFKKDSSFFIDRGHKKLIIKSYNHANSSILFEGYESIEQAQELVNAILYQSIETTRKTCKLNKDEFFYFDILGCQILFQEQNLGQVINILEVGNSFLFEVETNKKLLVKNYPKIFFIPYLDKFISKIDVDKKNIFCTQDAFLILENS
- the waaA gene encoding lipid IV(A) 3-deoxy-D-manno-octulosonic acid transferase, with product MIFCYYILSWIAFIISAIPVFILSLLKQKYKYSLKSRFFLFKNFNQKKSDVHFHSCSYGETRSIKEFALRFNSRITTITETGFNCAKEFCDKVNYLPFENWIPLWFKPTRVLVIFEAEYWLMLVFMAKFYQAKIILLNARISDKSYKSYLRFRFFYKKIFYYIDEIFAQSDIDKIRLESLGAKNVKVLHNIKANITIKFSKNYFKPREKLIIFASTHAGEEELLLNSINLSKKEKLIIAPRHPERFYEVENLLKNKGLEFEKFSLLDTQDKKFNKKILLLDALGELINFYAISDVVVLGGSFFKNIGGHNPIEVASFQNVLITGPFIDNQKVLFDKVENVYYCNDLKELDYKIHHCSLKAKIKKSDDLSQIFKAIQEGIDAGKSL
- the ffh gene encoding signal recognition particle protein codes for the protein MFELIGESFKSAINKLRFVDDEKALKNALETLKKSLLKADVHHKVVKELLILVEDDVKKNGIGQKQFLDAIKLNLENILNVANKNQGFVFSSKPPTVVLMTGLQGGGKTTSTVKLANYLKLRNKKILIAACDLQRLAAVEQLKQLCSANELDLFYLEDEKNPIEVAKQALDKAKNSMVDVLLVDTAGRLAIDEILMDELKKIKEILNPDEIFYVADAMSGQDGVKTAASFNQALGISGVILSKFDADTKGGVALGIARQIEIPLRFIGIGEKIADFEVFIPDRIVSRIMGEGDLATLAEKTATIIDEKEAKKLNQKIKKGEFNFNDFLNQMESMKKLGSMKSLIGMIPGLSNVSSAIKDIDLENSKEILHIKAMISSMTPKERENPDLLNNARKRRIAEGAGLSQMEVNRFLKQFANAAKLAKKFSGKKGMENLMQMMNQARRQF
- a CDS encoding RluA family pseudouridine synthase; its protein translation is MQEKAYKILALQENISNREAKELIDKGCVFTHGKKVLIARALMSNKTKFNIIKMSNPSIIFEDDKIIAINKPYSYISEDLEKKFGAKLLNRIDKQTSGIILLCKDENFKKLCIEEFKQQKVYKSYIAILDGILAEEIEVNEPILTIKTKRGALSKISKEGLSASSLFIPIMVQAKKTLAKIIIHTGRTHQIRVHANFIKHGIIGDEKYARIINNRMYLHSYEINLFDYKFKADLDHGFFNLGFEIKNLDF